CCATAGCAGCAGTGCGCTTATCTCCGGATGTCTGCCCGCAAAGATCGATGCCACCATTCCTCCGAGACTGTAGCCAATTACGCCGAATTTTCCCGAGCACCATTCCAGCGTCTGAGCAAACTCGAAAACCTCTTCAGCATCTCGCAGCTCCGTCAGAGGCGACATTTCGTCGAACTCGCCTTCGCTGTCGCCAGATCCTCTGAAATCGAATCGTATAGTTGCGATTCCCCTTTCGACAAGCCTTCTCGATAGACGCGGAAATTTGAATGTGGATACAATGTGTTCTCCAGTAAATCCATGAAACATCAAGACTGTAGGGAAGCTTTTCCCTGAGGAAGGATACTCGCATATTCCAAATATTCTTCTCCCTTCCTCACCAAGTGTGAAACTCTCCAATCTAGACAAATTGATCCCTCACTTCATCTCAAGCCTAGCTTCAATTCGATATAGCCCATTGTTCCTTCAATTATTCGCTCCGTTC
This DNA window, taken from Mesotoga infera, encodes the following:
- a CDS encoding alpha/beta fold hydrolase produces the protein MSRLESFTLGEEGRRIFGICEYPSSGKSFPTVLMFHGFTGEHIVSTFKFPRLSRRLVERGIATIRFDFRGSGDSEGEFDEMSPLTELRDAEEVFEFAQTLEWCSGKFGVIGYSLGGMVASIFAGRHPEISALLLWSPVIMNQEFFHREDYTSEAGEKFRDVLGLKLGPLFFEDGRSVDASEELRNYFGDLLIVHGSDDESVPYLPVKEYADQRGLSIHTVEEANHKYQRIDWIEELFSVSSDFLSKTLL